The following are encoded together in the Lepisosteus oculatus isolate fLepOcu1 chromosome 22 unlocalized genomic scaffold, fLepOcu1.hap2 SUPER_22_unloc_1, whole genome shotgun sequence genome:
- the LOC138225620 gene encoding uncharacterized protein isoform X1, with protein MASVGTSTKKPNRIPLVCKICLRTFDQLPAHLKRVCMKQATPEEIRMTSRQARKDLMNHLRNGHVVDYESIELLFDKANRNLAVRLVESMGCFVRGKPEDKPASSRCPEEAHAVQQKELPQAPPETEEDEEDEGEHGRSEELEQHVLYPYRTPVVKSYQQALRKRVARAGLYRKHNLDVPLLAGFKQYLIQDLGVVNCSQEIHNVSRFLFFMDPSKASLMFVKDIPKTRNFFYQLRMTGLSHQTIANYIKNINRFLCYILNATNLRQEDPSLANIIIIFQSILKDIQQKKSKDVSKEVIRKRYRQLQTPGPSASDCWKVLRAAKRDVERILKKTHTSEDITMPEQLLVLYYLQAILQLKHLQHPRVVKNMTVQEWMQRKNFVSQRGQKLVIIAVKKHTTSSQQLTCFALNEEEEHMFHLYFTKLRCTATDSICGTETEHFFISSVGEPIYSPSNDLRRLHEKYHLSFITSQAARRAFETATKRLTDAQNSIVADYLAHSDGTAEKHYRILTHDNICSAIEVIEGVAEEGAQSTPKCTVAAAGSGNPKMDDATAFQELTREFPVLLDGQLPRKKERLRLTGSHDRHCYDRWRSDQRKMRLQNIIDHYAFRLPTEGQVTRYFQKMSWTANTPKASEVLEKWKPNTGAQPNVRQIKKLVKRQTWRGLTITDDPVKGKKVVTSRRFQKAEVVCDYHGEVITKTTAEVLMAHMAEGKMRRLFFFDGPAQKMCIDACEEHCACHPDKETIGRWINSSKKKDNIRAVRESFIINGQPVMRILFIAKRDIAEGEELLFDYRVSRKSFQGEVQALEWLDN; from the exons ATGGCTTCAGTTGGAACATCCACCAA GAAACCCAACAGGATTCCCCTGGTATGCAAGATATGCCTGAGGACATTTGaccagcttcctgctcacttgaagagggtgTGTATGAAGCAAGCCACACCAGAGGAGATCAGGATGACCTCTCGCCAGGCCAGGAAGGATTTGATGAATCACCTGAGGAATGGGCATGTTGTGGATTACGAGAGCATAGAGCTATTGTTTGACAAGGCAAATAGGAACCTAGCTGTGAGACTGGTGGAGTCCATGGGCTGTTTTGTACGTGGGAAACCTGAAGACAAACCAGCAAG TTCCAGATGCCCTGAGGAAGCGCATGCAGTCCAGCAGAAAGAGCTGCCGCAGGCTCCTCCAGAGACTGAGGAGGACGAGGAAGATGAAGGGGAACATGGGAGGTCTGAAGAACTGGAGCAGCA TGTCCTATATCCCTACAGGACCCCAGTAGTGAAGAGTTATCAGCAGGCtctccggaagagagtggcccggGCTGGACTATACAGAAAACACAATCTGGATGTTCCTCTCCTGGCTGGGTTTAAACAGTACCTTATCCAGGACCTGGGTGTGGTAAACTGCTCTCAGGAG atacaCAACGTTTccagatttctgttttttatggatCCGTCTAAAGCATCCTTGATGTTTGTGAAGGACATTCCCAAAACACGCAATTTTTTTTACCAACTGAGGATGACTGGACTGTCTCACCAAACCATTGCTAATTACATCAAAAATATCAACCGGTTCCTGTGCTACATCCTGAATGCCACCAACCTAAGACAGGAGGATCCCAGCCTGgctaacatcatcatcatcttccaGAGCATCCTAAAGGacattcagcagaaaaaaagcaagGATGTCTCAAAGGAAGTAATCAGAAAGAG atacagacagctgCAGACTCCTGGGCCGAGCGCCAGTGACTGCTGGAAGGTGCTGAGGGCTGCAAAGAGAGATGTGGAGCGGATACTGAAGAAGACGCACACCTCTGAAGACATCACCATGCCTGAGCAGCTTCTTGTGCTGTATTACCTGCAGGCCATTCTCCAGCTGAAGCACCTACAGCACCCACGGGTGGTAAAGAATATGACA GTCCAGGAATGGATGCAGAGAAAGAATTTTGTGTCACAAAGAGGGCAAAAACTGGTGATAATAGCAGTGAAAAAGCACACAACCTCCTCACAGCAGCTGACATGCTTTGCACTGAATGAAGAAGAGGAACAT ATGTTTCACCTTTACTTCACTAAACTACGCTGTACTGCCACTGACAGCATCTGTGGAACAGAGActgaacattttttcatttcttctgtGGGGGAGCCAATTTATAGTCCTTCCAATGACCTGCGAAGACTGCATGAGAA aTACCACCTCTCATTCATCACCAGCCAGGCTGCCAGGAGGGCATTTGAGACGGCCACAAAGAGGCTCACAGATGCACAGAACAGCATTGTGGCGGATTATCTGGCCCACTCAGATGGTACTGCAGAGAAACACTATAGGATACTGACACATGACAACATCTGCTCAGCCATTGAAGTCATTGAAGGTGTTGCAGAGGAGGGAGCTCA ATCAACACCAAAATGCACTGTGGCAGCTGCAGGATCTGGAAATCCAAAgatggatgatgcaacagcctTCCAGGAGCTGACACGGGAGTTTCCAGTGTTGTTAGACGGGCAGCTTCCCAGAAAGAAAGAGCGCCTGAGACTGACTGGAAGTCATGACCGACACTGTTACGACAGGTGGAGATCAGATCAGAGGAAGATGAGACTGCAGAACATTATTG accATTACGCTTTCCGGTTACCAACGGAAGGCCAGGTGACTCGCTATTTTCAAAAGATGAGCTGGACtgcaaatacaccaaaagcatCTGAAGTGCTTGAGAAGTGGAAGCCCAACACAGGTGCACAACCAAATGTAAGGCAAATTAAAAAGCTGGTAAAGCGTCAAACCTGGAGAGGCCTGACTATCACTGACGATCCAGTGAAGGGGAAGAAGGTTGTGACTTCCAGGCGTTTCCAGAAGGCAGAGGTGGTATGTGATTACCATGGCGAGGTCATCACAAAGACAACTGCAGAAGTCCTAATGGCACATATGGCAGAGGGAAAAATGAGacgtcttttcttttttgacgGACCTGCACAAAAAATGTGCATTGATGCTTGTGAAGAACATTGCGCCTGCCACCCGGATAAGGAAACGATCGGAAGGTGGATAAATTCCTCTAAGAAAAAAGACAACATCAGGGCTGTCAGAGAGTCATTCATAATCAACGGACAGCCCGTCATGAGAATTCTGTTTATAGCGAAGAGGGACATTGCTGAGGGAGAGGAGCTCCTCTTTGATTACAGAGTTTCGAG
- the LOC138225620 gene encoding uncharacterized protein isoform X2, giving the protein MASVGTSTKKPNRIPLVCKICLRTFDQLPAHLKRVCMKQATPEEIRMTSRQARKDLMNHLRNGHVVDYESIELLFDKANRNLAVRLVESMGCFVRGKPEDKPASSRCPEEAHAVQQKELPQAPPETEEDEEDEGEHGRSEELEQQTPVVKSYQQALRKRVARAGLYRKHNLDVPLLAGFKQYLIQDLGVVNCSQEIHNVSRFLFFMDPSKASLMFVKDIPKTRNFFYQLRMTGLSHQTIANYIKNINRFLCYILNATNLRQEDPSLANIIIIFQSILKDIQQKKSKDVSKEVIRKRYRQLQTPGPSASDCWKVLRAAKRDVERILKKTHTSEDITMPEQLLVLYYLQAILQLKHLQHPRVVKNMTVQEWMQRKNFVSQRGQKLVIIAVKKHTTSSQQLTCFALNEEEEHMFHLYFTKLRCTATDSICGTETEHFFISSVGEPIYSPSNDLRRLHEKYHLSFITSQAARRAFETATKRLTDAQNSIVADYLAHSDGTAEKHYRILTHDNICSAIEVIEGVAEEGAQSTPKCTVAAAGSGNPKMDDATAFQELTREFPVLLDGQLPRKKERLRLTGSHDRHCYDRWRSDQRKMRLQNIIDHYAFRLPTEGQVTRYFQKMSWTANTPKASEVLEKWKPNTGAQPNVRQIKKLVKRQTWRGLTITDDPVKGKKVVTSRRFQKAEVVCDYHGEVITKTTAEVLMAHMAEGKMRRLFFFDGPAQKMCIDACEEHCACHPDKETIGRWINSSKKKDNIRAVRESFIINGQPVMRILFIAKRDIAEGEELLFDYRVSRKSFQGEVQALEWLDN; this is encoded by the exons ATGGCTTCAGTTGGAACATCCACCAA GAAACCCAACAGGATTCCCCTGGTATGCAAGATATGCCTGAGGACATTTGaccagcttcctgctcacttgaagagggtgTGTATGAAGCAAGCCACACCAGAGGAGATCAGGATGACCTCTCGCCAGGCCAGGAAGGATTTGATGAATCACCTGAGGAATGGGCATGTTGTGGATTACGAGAGCATAGAGCTATTGTTTGACAAGGCAAATAGGAACCTAGCTGTGAGACTGGTGGAGTCCATGGGCTGTTTTGTACGTGGGAAACCTGAAGACAAACCAGCAAG TTCCAGATGCCCTGAGGAAGCGCATGCAGTCCAGCAGAAAGAGCTGCCGCAGGCTCCTCCAGAGACTGAGGAGGACGAGGAAGATGAAGGGGAACATGGGAGGTCTGAAGAACTGGAGCAGCA GACCCCAGTAGTGAAGAGTTATCAGCAGGCtctccggaagagagtggcccggGCTGGACTATACAGAAAACACAATCTGGATGTTCCTCTCCTGGCTGGGTTTAAACAGTACCTTATCCAGGACCTGGGTGTGGTAAACTGCTCTCAGGAG atacaCAACGTTTccagatttctgttttttatggatCCGTCTAAAGCATCCTTGATGTTTGTGAAGGACATTCCCAAAACACGCAATTTTTTTTACCAACTGAGGATGACTGGACTGTCTCACCAAACCATTGCTAATTACATCAAAAATATCAACCGGTTCCTGTGCTACATCCTGAATGCCACCAACCTAAGACAGGAGGATCCCAGCCTGgctaacatcatcatcatcttccaGAGCATCCTAAAGGacattcagcagaaaaaaagcaagGATGTCTCAAAGGAAGTAATCAGAAAGAG atacagacagctgCAGACTCCTGGGCCGAGCGCCAGTGACTGCTGGAAGGTGCTGAGGGCTGCAAAGAGAGATGTGGAGCGGATACTGAAGAAGACGCACACCTCTGAAGACATCACCATGCCTGAGCAGCTTCTTGTGCTGTATTACCTGCAGGCCATTCTCCAGCTGAAGCACCTACAGCACCCACGGGTGGTAAAGAATATGACA GTCCAGGAATGGATGCAGAGAAAGAATTTTGTGTCACAAAGAGGGCAAAAACTGGTGATAATAGCAGTGAAAAAGCACACAACCTCCTCACAGCAGCTGACATGCTTTGCACTGAATGAAGAAGAGGAACAT ATGTTTCACCTTTACTTCACTAAACTACGCTGTACTGCCACTGACAGCATCTGTGGAACAGAGActgaacattttttcatttcttctgtGGGGGAGCCAATTTATAGTCCTTCCAATGACCTGCGAAGACTGCATGAGAA aTACCACCTCTCATTCATCACCAGCCAGGCTGCCAGGAGGGCATTTGAGACGGCCACAAAGAGGCTCACAGATGCACAGAACAGCATTGTGGCGGATTATCTGGCCCACTCAGATGGTACTGCAGAGAAACACTATAGGATACTGACACATGACAACATCTGCTCAGCCATTGAAGTCATTGAAGGTGTTGCAGAGGAGGGAGCTCA ATCAACACCAAAATGCACTGTGGCAGCTGCAGGATCTGGAAATCCAAAgatggatgatgcaacagcctTCCAGGAGCTGACACGGGAGTTTCCAGTGTTGTTAGACGGGCAGCTTCCCAGAAAGAAAGAGCGCCTGAGACTGACTGGAAGTCATGACCGACACTGTTACGACAGGTGGAGATCAGATCAGAGGAAGATGAGACTGCAGAACATTATTG accATTACGCTTTCCGGTTACCAACGGAAGGCCAGGTGACTCGCTATTTTCAAAAGATGAGCTGGACtgcaaatacaccaaaagcatCTGAAGTGCTTGAGAAGTGGAAGCCCAACACAGGTGCACAACCAAATGTAAGGCAAATTAAAAAGCTGGTAAAGCGTCAAACCTGGAGAGGCCTGACTATCACTGACGATCCAGTGAAGGGGAAGAAGGTTGTGACTTCCAGGCGTTTCCAGAAGGCAGAGGTGGTATGTGATTACCATGGCGAGGTCATCACAAAGACAACTGCAGAAGTCCTAATGGCACATATGGCAGAGGGAAAAATGAGacgtcttttcttttttgacgGACCTGCACAAAAAATGTGCATTGATGCTTGTGAAGAACATTGCGCCTGCCACCCGGATAAGGAAACGATCGGAAGGTGGATAAATTCCTCTAAGAAAAAAGACAACATCAGGGCTGTCAGAGAGTCATTCATAATCAACGGACAGCCCGTCATGAGAATTCTGTTTATAGCGAAGAGGGACATTGCTGAGGGAGAGGAGCTCCTCTTTGATTACAGAGTTTCGAG